From one Streptococcus pneumoniae genomic stretch:
- a CDS encoding ZmpA/ZmpB/ZmpC family metallo-endopeptidase, protein MKDFYRNVSRFSIRTFSVGAASVLLGMSLVATSLQETVQAEEMSSCTKITYHYVSEDELSADEKKLITTALPSNMVTGETTYYMVYRPDAKGILPKTGSDLTALLVTGAGVAFLVCALVFHKKKKTWIATAFVVTSLGQVVAVPEVSAITHNLFAHLTQEFCLPNGGIMPEKVRDIDGYHFVGYIVEAAQKAQSTAPTEQVKKELSSDDTKPAMPEPEVEKHYEVPTANIPTVEKPVFPVEEVPVTPDPEVEKHYEVPTANIPTVEKPVLPVEEVAVTPEPGVEKHYEVPTSNIPTVEKPVFPVEEVLVTPEPEVEKHYEVPTANIPTVEKPVLPVEEVPVTPEPEVEKHYEVPTANIPTVEQPVFPVDEVPVTPEPEVEKHYEVPTSNIPTVEKPVFPVDEVPVTPEPEVEKHYEVPTADIPTVEKPVFPVDEVPHYEVPSENIPTVEKPILPIEEVPQYDVPQDNIPTVDQPVAPLELIVAADKLDQGLKKEVNTSKKTPESIADYQTAKDKANTALADANTVIADKAASPEKIAEAQKKVEEALKNLEAAEAALKNQSLTKPTLTFSALEKKEKDKSVRVSYQLIDPDNSFVSATAQIFAGDKLVKEVKLSKDDLAGAVISGLDYDVDYQLKTVFEYATLAENARETLPDVEAFVLERKQIELKNLRDLSLYTYKGGVKTKVISLQEIGDIKDYFASFVSETGKEVELPIKEIVADGASFKVVATHPELVQRSETGDYVDDYTFNIGRIAPAQNGIYTSFKDLIDSINANPSGTFTLGADLSADELGVPSASYVTVPFTGTLTGVNGGKNFTIYGLKAPLFASTNGASLTNLNLADVAIRSANANAATLVNTAQNTTIRNVAVTGAIEAPNNVAGLVYDAASGTKIQDVDLDMTIRTTKTDGEMISGGLVGKLRDSSIEKAHINAQIDTYVNSGQAFGGIIGSAEGKTPSIQDVYVEGLLDNKKGGRVGAIAGNPGNTALHRIVSGMTVRGGSDYVGAGTPTNTTELYRIENRSTASVQSNKLTEIPADEAKAKIDAMGLTASLSDKESLVGATSKTIDYSTLPNYEAEREIAYRNTEKLLPFYNREYIVKQGNKIDASSKLYTTKLVSVVPMKDKVVVADLYKDKTAINRLMLHYADGTVEYVNLALGETFADNTIQEYKLAGGELLYTPEQFMTDPSDVIATAMTRVAGLGYFSEDVWKVTQRHPETEADSPDLSPIEPYQREILEVLSLKNAFDEVNSRAKEVFEAALAQSVAADFTASPMKTQMQDYMRKNAVAILVGATYLNRLYKIQFGKMNVGELATFYQNFFGNQVNSLEFLANLGRMGNDALDIKNNPATYEKWIAPVSGYNNLRDYLSAYRTRFTTMSENDWFKSATKAHIAEAASKELPDQTYQVYDQLNRIDHTRLILPLLNLTTEGIYVMSNMTTLSFGMYDRYMDMSLKETDPAKYASEIERVDKLVDYYAKVQANHFDFWYRIAKPEVKERLYSRRDIPIPSWDGYLIPKFGNKESYWMPKFGEGASPRMTDFFAPIGKYYTSNGLGAYATGSLVHFVLDRMLDLYGESVFTHEMTHNFDGTIYLGGHGRRETLGAEVFAQGLLQSTSTATNQIFSLNTHADFAEVDGGKFATNRVHNLSPERFQTEADLKAYSQGQMDVIYTLEALEANALVKLAKEDQALFYKKIERLNDIGESKIRQMTAEEVQSLTLASVNDLVDNDILLGTHGFHANKDKIGKNGYDHEVLFAANYSGLTNPHGSSDSLTIKRLAFELLGETGYDGFIAYLSNQYRAAAQAEGKVFNDEYILKKISNGAYADFHAFKKAMYQRRLDKVGQLKPVTFTYAKNTYTADQATLNRLIGEAVEADLAAFKAKKATNNLFALKEAIYKAYLLDTDDFRASIYQ, encoded by the coding sequence AAGCAGCACAAAAAGCCCAATCAACAGCTCCAACTGAGCAGGTGAAAAAAGAGCTTTCAAGCGATGACACAAAGCCAGCTATGCCAGAGCCAGAGGTTGAAAAACATTATGAAGTTCCGACTGCTAACATTCCGACGGTAGAAAAGCCCGTTTTCCCAGTAGAGGAAGTTCCTGTCACTCCGGATCCAGAGGTTGAAAAACATTATGAAGTTCCGACTGCTAACATTCCAACGGTAGAAAAGCCTGTTTTACCAGTAGAGGAAGTTGCAGTTACTCCGGAGCCAGGGGTTGAAAAACATTATGAAGTTCCCACCTCCAACATTCCAACGGTAGAAAAGCCTGTTTTCCCAGTAGAGGAAGTTCTGGTCACTCCAGAGCCAGAGGTTGAAAAGCATTACGAAGTTCCGACTGCTAACATTCCGACAGTAGAGAAACCTGTCTTGCCAGTAGAGGAAGTTCCTGTCACTCCGGAGCCAGAGGTTGAAAAACATTACGAAGTTCCGACTGCTAACATTCCAACGGTAGAGCAACCTGTTTTCCCAGTAGATGAGGTTCCTGTCACTCCGGAGCCAGAGGTTGAAAAGCATTACGAAGTTCCCACCTCCAACATTCCAACGGTAGAAAAGCCCGTTTTCCCAGTAGATGAGGTTCCTGTCACTCCGGAGCCAGAGGTTGAAAAGCATTACGAAGTTCCGACTGCTGACATTCCAACGGTAGAAAAGCCCGTTTTCCCAGTAGATGAGGTTCCTCATTATGAAGTCCCAAGTGAGAATATTCCAACGGTAGAGAAACCGATTCTGCCAATTGAAGAAGTCCCTCAGTATGATGTTCCGCAGGACAATATTCCGACGGTGGATCAGCCAGTAGCTCCGTTGGAGTTGATTGTGGCTGCGGATAAGTTAGATCAAGGCTTGAAAAAAGAAGTCAATACTAGCAAGAAAACACCAGAAAGTATAGCTGATTATCAGACGGCAAAAGATAAGGCTAACACAGCCTTGGCAGACGCAAATACTGTAATTGCAGACAAGGCAGCTAGTCCAGAAAAGATCGCAGAAGCTCAGAAAAAGGTAGAAGAAGCCCTCAAAAACTTAGAAGCAGCAGAAGCAGCTTTGAAAAATCAATCACTCACCAAGCCAACGTTGACTTTTTCAGCTTTAGAAAAGAAAGAAAAAGACAAGTCTGTCCGTGTCAGCTATCAATTAATTGATCCAGATAATAGCTTCGTATCTGCGACTGCTCAGATTTTTGCAGGGGACAAGCTAGTTAAAGAAGTAAAACTGTCTAAGGATGATTTGGCAGGGGCAGTTATTTCAGGTTTGGATTATGATGTTGATTATCAGCTGAAGACAGTCTTTGAATATGCAACCTTGGCTGAAAATGCGCGTGAAACGCTTCCTGATGTAGAGGCTTTTGTCCTTGAACGCAAGCAGATTGAGCTGAAAAACTTACGCGACCTTTCTCTTTATACCTATAAAGGTGGTGTCAAGACCAAGGTCATCAGTCTTCAAGAAATTGGGGATATTAAGGACTATTTTGCAAGTTTTGTATCAGAAACCGGCAAGGAAGTAGAGTTACCAATCAAGGAAATTGTGGCAGACGGAGCGAGCTTTAAGGTCGTAGCGACTCATCCTGAGCTGGTTCAGCGAAGTGAGACTGGTGATTATGTAGATGACTATACTTTCAACATTGGTCGGATTGCCCCAGCTCAAAATGGCATTTATACCTCTTTCAAAGACTTGATCGATTCCATCAATGCCAATCCAAGTGGCACTTTTACACTGGGTGCAGATCTCAGCGCAGATGAACTTGGGGTGCCAAGTGCCAGCTATGTGACAGTACCATTTACAGGGACACTGACAGGTGTAAATGGCGGTAAAAACTTCACCATTTATGGTTTGAAAGCTCCACTGTTTGCCAGCACGAATGGCGCTAGCCTAACCAATCTTAATTTGGCAGATGTAGCGATTAGAAGCGCTAATGCAAATGCAGCAACGCTGGTTAATACAGCTCAAAATACGACCATTCGCAATGTAGCAGTGACAGGTGCGATTGAAGCGCCTAACAATGTAGCTGGATTGGTTTATGATGCAGCATCTGGTACAAAGATCCAAGATGTGGATCTGGATATGACCATTCGGACAACGAAAACAGACGGAGAAATGATCTCTGGTGGTTTGGTTGGAAAATTGCGTGATAGTAGTATTGAAAAAGCCCATATCAATGCTCAGATTGATACCTATGTCAACTCAGGACAAGCCTTTGGTGGTATTATTGGTAGCGCAGAAGGCAAAACGCCAAGTATCCAAGATGTTTATGTCGAAGGCTTATTGGACAATAAAAAAGGTGGTCGTGTCGGTGCGATTGCAGGAAATCCAGGAAATACAGCTCTACATCGTATCGTTTCTGGCATGACGGTGAGAGGTGGTTCGGACTATGTTGGAGCAGGAACTCCAACCAATACGACAGAGCTTTACCGCATTGAAAATCGCTCAACTGCAAGTGTTCAATCTAATAAACTGACAGAAATTCCAGCAGATGAGGCCAAGGCGAAGATTGATGCTATGGGGTTGACCGCAAGCTTGTCTGACAAGGAAAGCTTGGTTGGTGCGACTTCTAAGACCATTGATTACAGTACCTTGCCAAATTATGAGGCGGAGCGTGAGATAGCCTATCGCAATACCGAAAAACTCCTACCTTTCTATAATCGTGAATACATCGTTAAGCAAGGAAACAAGATTGACGCTTCAAGCAAGCTCTACACGACTAAGCTTGTGTCTGTCGTGCCGATGAAGGACAAGGTAGTTGTGGCGGATCTCTACAAGGATAAGACAGCGATCAATCGTCTCATGCTCCACTATGCAGACGGTACGGTCGAATATGTCAATCTAGCGCTTGGTGAAACCTTTGCTGATAATACCATTCAAGAGTACAAATTAGCAGGAGGTGAGCTGCTCTATACGCCTGAGCAATTCATGACGGATCCTTCTGATGTGATTGCGACAGCCATGACGCGGGTAGCTGGTTTAGGCTACTTCTCAGAAGATGTTTGGAAAGTGACCCAAAGGCATCCTGAGACAGAAGCAGATAGCCCAGATTTATCACCGATTGAGCCTTATCAACGTGAGATTTTAGAAGTTCTTTCTCTCAAGAATGCCTTTGATGAAGTCAACAGCCGTGCCAAGGAAGTCTTTGAGGCAGCTCTGGCACAGAGTGTAGCGGCTGATTTCACGGCTTCTCCAATGAAGACTCAGATGCAGGATTATATGCGCAAAAATGCCGTGGCTATTCTAGTTGGTGCGACCTATCTCAACCGTCTCTACAAGATTCAGTTTGGTAAGATGAATGTAGGAGAGCTTGCAACCTTCTATCAAAACTTCTTTGGCAATCAAGTCAATAGCCTAGAATTTCTAGCCAATCTCGGTCGGATGGGCAATGATGCACTGGATATTAAGAACAATCCAGCTACTTATGAGAAATGGATTGCTCCAGTGTCTGGTTATAACAATCTCCGTGACTATCTCAGTGCTTACCGGACACGCTTTACGACTATGAGTGAAAATGACTGGTTCAAATCAGCAACTAAGGCGCATATCGCAGAAGCAGCGTCTAAGGAATTGCCAGATCAAACCTATCAAGTCTATGACCAGCTTAACCGGATTGATCATACTCGCTTGATCTTGCCACTCTTGAACTTGACGACAGAAGGCATCTATGTCATGAGCAATATGACTACGCTCTCCTTTGGGATGTACGACCGCTATATGGATATGTCTTTGAAAGAGACAGATCCAGCAAAATATGCGAGTGAAATCGAGCGAGTTGACAAGCTAGTAGATTACTATGCCAAGGTGCAGGCAAATCATTTTGACTTCTGGTACCGCATTGCAAAACCTGAGGTCAAAGAGCGCCTATATAGCAGAAGAGATATACCGATTCCATCTTGGGATGGGTACCTGATTCCGAAATTTGGCAATAAGGAATCCTATTGGATGCCGAAATTTGGTGAGGGAGCGTCTCCTCGGATGACAGACTTCTTTGCACCGATTGGCAAATACTATACCTCAAACGGTCTAGGGGCTTATGCGACGGGTTCTTTGGTTCACTTTGTCCTTGATCGTATGTTGGATCTTTACGGAGAATCCGTCTTTACCCATGAGATGACTCATAACTTTGACGGAACGATTTACCTCGGTGGTCATGGTCGTAGGGAAACTCTTGGAGCAGAAGTCTTTGCCCAAGGCTTATTGCAATCGACAAGCACGGCTACCAACCAAATCTTTTCTCTGAATACTCATGCAGATTTTGCAGAAGTGGACGGCGGAAAATTTGCAACCAACCGCGTGCACAATCTATCACCAGAACGCTTCCAGACAGAAGCTGACTTAAAAGCCTATAGTCAAGGTCAGATGGATGTGATTTATACTTTGGAAGCCTTGGAAGCAAATGCTTTGGTGAAACTTGCAAAAGAAGACCAGGCACTCTTCTACAAGAAGATTGAACGTTTGAATGACATAGGTGAATCGAAGATTCGTCAAATGACTGCGGAAGAAGTACAGTCCCTAACCCTTGCGAGCGTCAATGACTTGGTGGACAATGATATTCTTCTTGGAACACATGGATTCCATGCAAATAAGGACAAGATTGGCAAGAACGGCTATGACCACGAAGTATTGTTTGCGGCAAATTACAGTGGTCTGACTAATCCACATGGCTCATCGGATAGCTTGACCATTAAGCGTCTAGCCTTTGAATTGCTAGGAGAAACGGGCTATGATGGCTTTATTGCCTATCTATCTAACCAGTACCGTGCAGCAGCTCAAGCAGAGGGCAAGGTCTTTAACGATGAGTATATCTTGAAGAAGATTTCAAATGGAGCATACGCTGACTTCCATGCCTTCAAGAAAGCCATGTACCAACGCCGTTTGGACAAGGTTGGTCAGTTGAAGCCAGTCACCTTTACCTATGCGAAAAACACTTATACTGCTGATCAAGCAACCTTGAATCGCTTGATTGGAGAGGCAGTTGAAGCCGACTTGGCAGCCTTTAAAGCCAAGAAAGCAACCAACAATCTCTTTGCGCTCAAAGAAGCGATTTACAAAGCTTATCTTTTAGATACAGATGATTTTAGAGCATCGATTTATCAATAA
- a CDS encoding 6-phospho-beta-glucosidase: MTKQFPEGFLWGGATAANQCEGAYNVDGRGLANVDVVPIGKDRFPIITGKKKMFDFEEGYFYPAKESIDMYHHFKEDIALFGEMGFKTYRLSIAWTRIFPKGDELEPNEAGLKFYEDLFKECHKYGIEPLVTITHFDCPMHLIETYGGWRSRKMLEFYERLCRTLFTRYKGLVKYWLTFNEINMILHAPFMGAGLYFEEGENEEQVKYQAAHHELVASSIATKIAHEIDPENKVGCMLAAGQYYPNTPHPRDVWEGLQLDRENYFFIDVQARGEYPNYAKKMWEKKGLTIEMTEEDLALLREHTVDFVSFSYYSSRVASGDPEVQEKTAGNIFASIKNPYLDSSEWGWQIDPLGLRITLNTIWDRYQKPMFIVENGLGAVDEPDENGYVADDYRIEYLAAHIKVMSDAIHEDGVELLGYTTWGCIDLVSAGTGEMKKRYGFIYVDRDNEGNGSLKRSKKKSFDWYKEIIASNGENL, from the coding sequence ATGACCAAACAATTTCCAGAAGGCTTTTTATGGGGTGGCGCAACAGCTGCCAACCAATGCGAAGGTGCCTATAATGTAGACGGACGTGGCTTAGCCAACGTTGACGTCGTGCCGATTGGTAAGGATCGTTTTCCGATTATCACAGGCAAGAAAAAGATGTTTGATTTTGAAGAAGGCTATTTCTATCCTGCCAAGGAATCGATTGACATGTACCATCATTTCAAGGAAGATATTGCCTTGTTTGGTGAAATGGGCTTTAAGACTTACCGTCTGTCTATTGCCTGGACCCGGATTTTTCCAAAGGGAGATGAGCTAGAGCCAAATGAAGCAGGACTAAAATTCTATGAAGACCTGTTCAAAGAATGCCACAAGTATGGCATCGAGCCCTTGGTGACCATCACCCATTTTGACTGTCCCATGCACTTGATTGAAACCTATGGTGGTTGGCGTAGTCGCAAGATGTTGGAATTTTATGAACGTCTCTGCCGTACCTTATTCACTCGTTACAAAGGTTTGGTCAAATACTGGCTGACCTTCAATGAAATCAATATGATCTTGCATGCACCGTTTATGGGGGCAGGTCTCTATTTTGAAGAGGGTGAAAATGAAGAGCAAGTCAAATACCAAGCTGCTCACCATGAATTGGTTGCCTCAAGTATTGCCACCAAAATCGCCCATGAAATCGATCCAGAAAACAAGGTCGGCTGTATGCTGGCAGCAGGGCAATACTATCCAAATACCCCACACCCACGTGATGTCTGGGAAGGCTTGCAGCTAGACCGTGAAAATTACTTCTTCATCGACGTACAAGCGCGTGGAGAATACCCAAATTATGCCAAGAAGATGTGGGAGAAAAAAGGCTTGACGATTGAGATGACCGAAGAAGACTTGGCGCTTCTACGTGAGCATACGGTTGACTTTGTATCCTTCTCTTATTATTCAAGCCGTGTGGCATCTGGTGACCCTGAGGTGCAAGAGAAGACAGCTGGAAACATCTTTGCTTCAATCAAAAATCCATATCTTGATAGCTCTGAATGGGGTTGGCAGATTGATCCGTTAGGGCTTCGCATTACCCTAAATACCATCTGGGACCGTTACCAAAAACCAATGTTTATCGTGGAAAATGGTTTGGGAGCAGTGGATGAGCCAGATGAAAATGGCTACGTAGCAGACGATTACCGGATTGAGTACCTAGCAGCCCATATCAAGGTCATGAGTGATGCCATCCATGAAGACGGAGTCGAGTTGCTCGGCTATACGACATGGGGCTGTATTGACCTAGTCTCTGCTGGAACTGGTGAGATGAAAAAACGCTACGGCTTCATCTACGTGGACCGTGATAATGAAGGAAATGGTAGCCTAAAACGCAGCAAGAAAAAATCCTTTGACTGGTACAAGGAAATCATTGCAAGCAATGGTGAGAACCTATAA
- a CDS encoding Cof-type HAD-IIB family hydrolase, translating to MSKKVIAIDLDGTLLNHNSQLSEFTKETIRKISEKGHHVVITTGRPYRMALDFYKELELKTPMINFNGSLVHLPEKHWEFEQSVPLDKSFLLDLVKREKEIEADFIAGEYRNKFYITNRDEEVVNPALFGIDRFKEHHQFQPQLVTRDPNAILMQTRAEDKYALALELNHFYKEQLSINTWGGPLNILECSAKGINKAFALDYLLKVLNKDRKDLIAFGDEHNDTEMLAFAGIGYAMKNANPALLPYADEQLSLTNEEDGVAHQLIQLFL from the coding sequence ATGAGCAAAAAAGTAATCGCTATCGACCTCGATGGCACTCTACTCAACCATAATAGCCAATTATCCGAATTTACCAAAGAAACCATCCGAAAGATCAGCGAAAAAGGCCATCACGTTGTCATCACAACTGGACGTCCTTATCGGATGGCACTTGATTTTTATAAGGAATTAGAACTCAAGACCCCCATGATTAACTTCAACGGCTCTTTGGTTCATCTTCCTGAGAAACATTGGGAGTTTGAACAGTCTGTTCCCCTAGACAAATCCTTCTTACTCGATCTGGTCAAGCGAGAAAAAGAGATTGAGGCAGACTTTATCGCAGGTGAATACCGCAATAAATTTTACATTACCAATCGAGATGAAGAGGTAGTCAATCCCGCTTTATTTGGGATTGATCGTTTCAAAGAACATCATCAATTTCAACCGCAGCTAGTCACGAGGGATCCAAATGCCATTCTCATGCAGACTCGTGCAGAGGACAAGTACGCCTTGGCGCTAGAGCTCAACCATTTCTACAAGGAGCAGCTCTCTATCAATACCTGGGGTGGTCCGCTAAATATCCTTGAGTGTTCTGCCAAAGGCATCAACAAAGCCTTTGCTCTCGACTATCTCCTCAAAGTCTTAAATAAGGACCGCAAGGATTTGATTGCCTTTGGTGATGAACACAACGATACAGAAATGCTAGCCTTTGCAGGCATTGGCTATGCGATGAAGAATGCCAATCCTGCCCTCCTACCTTATGCAGATGAGCAGCTAAGCTTGACCAACGAAGAAGACGGCGTTGCCCATCAACTCATTCAACTATTCTTATAA
- a CDS encoding DUF1361 domain-containing protein, whose product MRKWIGIHVLFVLVSFLVYREGITVQGPDLIWNMFLALVAYNAAFFANRLRQKWLYLAFGVIWFLFYPNTFYMVTDLIHMDWVSKTLWDRQSLHLFVAFVLSIFFGVMCGVESWRLMIKRSKLAWWIEDGLMIGLSFLSSLAIYIGRYDRLNSWDVLHRPLIVLEKLLAALERERWYFVLGFTLLQVMVLLFVNENEEKSKKGNHLS is encoded by the coding sequence TTGAGAAAATGGATAGGGATTCATGTCCTGTTTGTTCTCGTTTCTTTCTTGGTCTACCGAGAAGGAATTACGGTGCAGGGACCTGATTTAATTTGGAATATGTTTTTAGCCTTGGTGGCGTATAATGCTGCCTTTTTTGCCAATCGCTTGCGACAAAAGTGGTTGTATCTGGCTTTTGGGGTGATCTGGTTTTTGTTTTATCCAAATACTTTTTACATGGTCACAGACTTGATTCATATGGACTGGGTATCTAAAACCTTGTGGGATAGACAAAGTTTACACCTCTTTGTAGCCTTTGTGCTGAGTATCTTTTTTGGAGTCATGTGTGGTGTGGAGAGTTGGCGCTTGATGATAAAAAGGAGTAAACTCGCTTGGTGGATAGAAGATGGTTTGATGATTGGTCTGTCATTTCTGTCCAGTCTTGCCATTTACATCGGAAGATACGATCGCTTAAATTCTTGGGATGTCCTTCACCGTCCTTTGATTGTGCTAGAAAAGTTACTTGCAGCTCTTGAGCGTGAACGTTGGTATTTTGTCCTTGGATTTACCCTTCTTCAAGTTATGGTTCTTTTATTTGTGAATGAAAACGAGGAAAAATCTAAAAAAGGCAATCATTTATCTTGA